Proteins from one Prinia subflava isolate CZ2003 ecotype Zambia chromosome 4, Cam_Psub_1.2, whole genome shotgun sequence genomic window:
- the LOC134549980 gene encoding histone H3 translates to MARTKQTARKSTGGKAPRKQLATKAARKSAPATGGVKKPHRYRPGTVALREIRRYQKSTELLIRKLPFQRLVREIAQDFKTDLRFQSSAVMALQEASEAYLVGLFEDTNLCAIHAKRVTIMPKDIQLARRIRGERA, encoded by the coding sequence ATGGCGCGCACGAAGCAGACGGCGCGGAAGTCGACGGGCGGGAAGGCGCCCCGCAAGCAGCTGGCCACCAAGGCTGCCCGCAAGAGCGCGCCGGCCACGGGCGGCGTCAAGAAGCCGCACCGCTACCGGCCCGGCACGGTGGCGCTGCGCGAGATCCGGCGCTACCAGAAGTCCACGGAGCTGCTGATCCGCAAGCTGCCCTTCCAGCGCCTGGTGCGCGAGATCGCGCAGGACTTCAAGACCGACCTGCGCTTCCAGAGCTCGGCCGTCATGGCGCTGCAGGAGGCCAGCGAGGCCTACCTGGTGGGGCTCTTCGAGGACACCAACCTGTGTGCCATCCACGCCAAGCGCGTCACCATCATGCCCAAGGACATCCAGCTGGCCCGCCGCATCCGCGGCGAGCGTGCCTGA
- the LOC134549981 gene encoding histone H3 gives MARTKQTARKSTGGKAPRKQLATKAARKSAPATGGVKKPHRYRPGTVALREIRRYQKSTELLIRKLPFQRLVREIAQDFKTDLRFQSSAVMALQEASEAYLVGLFEDTNLCAIHAKRVTIMPKDIQLARRIRGERA, from the coding sequence ATGGCGCGCACGAAGCAGACGGCGCGGAAGTCGACGGGCGGGAAGGCGCCCCGCAAGCAGCTGGCCACCAAGGCTGCCCGCAAGAGCGCGCCGGCCACGGGCGGCGTCAAGAAGCCGCACCGCTACCGGCCCGGCACGGTGGCGCTGCGCGAGATCCGGCGCTACCAGAAGTCCACGGAGCTGCTGATCCGCAAGCTGCCCTTCCAGCGCCTGGTGCGCGAGATCGCGCAGGACTTCAAGACCGACCTGCGCTTCCAGAGCTCGGCCGTCATGGCGCTGCAGGAGGCCAGCGAGGCCTACCTGGTGGGGCTCTTCGAGGACACCAACCTGTGTGCCATCCACGCCAAGCGCGTCACCATCATGCCCAAGGACATCCAGCTGGCCCGCCGCATCCGCGGCGAGCGTGCTTAA
- the LOC134549995 gene encoding histone H4, which translates to MSGRGKGGKGLGKGGAKRHRKVLRDNIQGITKPAIRRLARRGGVKRISGLIYEETRGVLKVFLENVIRDAVTYTEHAKRKTVTAMDVVYALKRQGRTLYGFGG; encoded by the coding sequence ATGTCTGGTCGGGGCAAGGGCGGCAAGGGGCTCGGCAAGGGTGGCGCCAAGCGCCACCGCAAAGTGCTGCGCGACAACATCCAGGGCATCACCAAGCCGGCCATTCGCCGTCTGGCTCGGCGCGGCGGCGTCAAGCGCATCTCGGGGCTCATCTACGAGGAGACGCGTGGCGTGCTCAAGGTGTTCCTGGAGAACGTGATCCGCGACGCCGTCACCTACACGGAGCACGCCAAGAGGAAGACGGTCACGGCCATGGACGTGGTCTACGCGCTCAAGCGCCAGGGTCGCACCCTCTACGGCTTCGGCGGCTAA